The following proteins come from a genomic window of Trifolium pratense cultivar HEN17-A07 linkage group LG4, ARS_RC_1.1, whole genome shotgun sequence:
- the LOC123924507 gene encoding caffeic acid 3-O-methyltransferase-like isoform X2, which yields MASHSNAIELGKSSEEKKEAQELEDEESFSYAIQLCNSSVFPMALQSAAELGIFDVLQEAGKGAQLSAEEIAARLSCNNLDAPKMLDRILALLASHDVLKCLVIQDQQKLGSFHRLYSMAPVAKFFAPNSDGVSLGPLMSLNQDKVFLASWVHGTHASGYASLDSRFNHVFNKAMINHTSIVMKKVLESYKGFDDIKRLVDVGGGLGVNIKLITTKYPQIEGINFDLPHVIQRAPSYPGVEHVGGDMFESVPKGDAIFMKCMLHGWSDEHCLKLLKSCYDAIPNDGKVIVLEALIPIVPENSHAAKYTSQLDVLMMTQSRGGKERTKQEFIDLATKVGFSGIRFECFVSNFWVMEFFK from the exons aTGGCCAGCCACTCTAATGCGATAGAATTGGGCAAGAGTagtgaagagaaaaaagaagcaCAAGAATTAGAAGATGAAGAAAGTTTCTCATATGCTATACAACTTTGCAACTCTAGTGTGTTCCCAATGGCACTTCAATCTGCAGCTGAGCTTGGCATTTTCGATGTGTTGCAAGAAGCCGGTAAAGGAGCTCAATTGTCGGCCGAAGAGATTGCAGCCCGTCTTTCATGTAACAATCTGGATGCTCCCAAAATGTTGGATCGCATACTTGCTCTTCTTGCCTCACATGATGTGTTGAAGTGTTTGGTCATTCAAGATCAACAAAAGCTTGGATCCTTTCATAGACTTTATAGTATGGCTCCTGTTGCTAAATTCTTTGCTCCTAATTCTGATGGTGTTTCATTAGGACCATTGATGTCTTTGAATCAAGACAAGGTTTTCCTAGCTAGCTG GGTTCATGGCACACATGCCTCTGGATATGCAAGCTTGGACTCAAGGTTCAACCATGTTTTCAATAAAGCAATGATCAATCATACCAGTATAGTTATGAAGAAGGTGCTTGAGTcttataaaggttttgatgacaTAAAAAGGCTTGTTGATGTTGGAGGTGGTCTTGGGGTCAACATTAAATTGATCACAACTAAATATCCTCAAATAGAGGGTATCAATTTCGACTTACCTCATGTCATTCAACGTGCCCCTTCATATCCTG GAGTTGAACACGTTGGTGGAGATATGTTTGAAAGTGTGCCTAAAGGAGATGCTATCTTTATGAAG TGCATGCTTCATGGTTGGAGTGATGAGCATTGCTTAAAGCTTTTGAAGAGTTGTTATGATGCTATCCCAAATGATGGGAAAGTGATTGTTTTAGAGGCACTTATTCCTATCGTGCCTGAGAATAGTCATGCTGCAAAGTATACTTCCCAATTGGATGTTCTGATGATGACTCAAAGCCGAGGAGGAAAAGAGCGAACTAAGCAAGAATTCATTGATTTGGCAACTAAAGTTGGATTTAGTGGCATCAGATTTGAATGTTTTGTTTCTAACTTCTGGGTTATGGAGTTCTTTAAGTAA
- the LOC123924507 gene encoding caffeic acid 3-O-methyltransferase-like isoform X1, translated as MASHSNAIELGKSSEEKKEAQELEDEESFSYAIQLCNSSVFPMALQSAAELGIFDVLQEAGKGAQLSAEEIAARLSCNNLDAPKMLDRILALLASHDVLKCLVIQDQQKLGSFHRLYSMAPVAKFFAPNSDGVSLGPLMSLNQDKVFLASWSELNNAIREGGVPFVRVHGTHASGYASLDSRFNHVFNKAMINHTSIVMKKVLESYKGFDDIKRLVDVGGGLGVNIKLITTKYPQIEGINFDLPHVIQRAPSYPGVEHVGGDMFESVPKGDAIFMKCMLHGWSDEHCLKLLKSCYDAIPNDGKVIVLEALIPIVPENSHAAKYTSQLDVLMMTQSRGGKERTKQEFIDLATKVGFSGIRFECFVSNFWVMEFFK; from the exons aTGGCCAGCCACTCTAATGCGATAGAATTGGGCAAGAGTagtgaagagaaaaaagaagcaCAAGAATTAGAAGATGAAGAAAGTTTCTCATATGCTATACAACTTTGCAACTCTAGTGTGTTCCCAATGGCACTTCAATCTGCAGCTGAGCTTGGCATTTTCGATGTGTTGCAAGAAGCCGGTAAAGGAGCTCAATTGTCGGCCGAAGAGATTGCAGCCCGTCTTTCATGTAACAATCTGGATGCTCCCAAAATGTTGGATCGCATACTTGCTCTTCTTGCCTCACATGATGTGTTGAAGTGTTTGGTCATTCAAGATCAACAAAAGCTTGGATCCTTTCATAGACTTTATAGTATGGCTCCTGTTGCTAAATTCTTTGCTCCTAATTCTGATGGTGTTTCATTAGGACCATTGATGTCTTTGAATCAAGACAAGGTTTTCCTAGCTAGCTG GTCCGAACTTAATAATGCAATACGAGAAGGGGGTGTTCCATTCGTCAGGGTTCATGGCACACATGCCTCTGGATATGCAAGCTTGGACTCAAGGTTCAACCATGTTTTCAATAAAGCAATGATCAATCATACCAGTATAGTTATGAAGAAGGTGCTTGAGTcttataaaggttttgatgacaTAAAAAGGCTTGTTGATGTTGGAGGTGGTCTTGGGGTCAACATTAAATTGATCACAACTAAATATCCTCAAATAGAGGGTATCAATTTCGACTTACCTCATGTCATTCAACGTGCCCCTTCATATCCTG GAGTTGAACACGTTGGTGGAGATATGTTTGAAAGTGTGCCTAAAGGAGATGCTATCTTTATGAAG TGCATGCTTCATGGTTGGAGTGATGAGCATTGCTTAAAGCTTTTGAAGAGTTGTTATGATGCTATCCCAAATGATGGGAAAGTGATTGTTTTAGAGGCACTTATTCCTATCGTGCCTGAGAATAGTCATGCTGCAAAGTATACTTCCCAATTGGATGTTCTGATGATGACTCAAAGCCGAGGAGGAAAAGAGCGAACTAAGCAAGAATTCATTGATTTGGCAACTAAAGTTGGATTTAGTGGCATCAGATTTGAATGTTTTGTTTCTAACTTCTGGGTTATGGAGTTCTTTAAGTAA
- the LOC123924508 gene encoding uncharacterized protein LOC123924508 translates to MEEPLDEAENTPFKLQLGGEVSIKELLRPSDTFVEQHWGMGGIGNKSSENYEGWAVDINEYACESLKLNHPETQNLMKKLMMKSQKISLSLRSFRWKGLFLFAMAIPMKQRHQDCTLKCNGRAMVLVMIHGSQ, encoded by the exons ATGGAGGAGCCTCTTGACGAGGCGGAGAACACACCATTCAAGCTTCAACTAGGAGGTGAGGTGTCTATCAAGGAACTGTTGAGGCCCAGTGATACGTTTGTGGAGCAACATTGGGGCATGGGTGGAATTGGAAATAAAAGTAGTGAAAACTATGAG GGGTGGGCTGTTGATATAAATGAATATGCTTGTGAAAGTTTGAAGCTAAATCACCCTGAAACACAG AATCTGATGAAGAAGCTGATGATGAAGAGTCAGAAAATCAGTCTGTCTTTGAGGAGTTTTAGGTGGAAAGGTTTATTTCTGTTTGCTATGGCGATCCCAATGAAGCAAAGACACCAGGACTGTACTTTAAA GTGCAATGGAAGAGCTATGGTTCTAGTTATGATACATGGGAGCCAATAG
- the LOC123922925 gene encoding caffeic acid 3-O-methyltransferase-like: MANLSNVIELGKSSEEKKEAQELEDDESFSYAMPLCNFSVFPMALQSTAELGIFDVLQKAGKGAQLSAEEITARLSCNNPDAPKMLDRILSLLASHDVLKCLVFQDQQKLESFHRLYSMAPVAKSLLLILMVFHQDHCCLSCKIRFY; the protein is encoded by the coding sequence ATGGCCAACCTCTCTAATGTGATAGAATTGGGTAAGAGTAGTGAAGAGAAGAAAGAAGCACAAGAATTAGAAGATGACGAAAGTTTCTCATATGCTATGCCACTTTGCAACTTTAGTGTGTTCCCAATGGCACTTCAATCTACAGCTGAGCTTGGCATTTTCGATGTATTGCAAAAAGCCGGTAAAGGTGCTCAATTGTCGGCCGAAGAGATTACGGCCCGTCTTTCATGTAACAATCCGGATGCTCCTAAAATGTTGGATCGCATTCTTTCTCTTCTTGCCTCACATGATGTGTTGAAGTGTTTGGTGTTTCAAGATCAACAAAAACTTGAATCCTTTCATAGACTTTATAGTATGGCTCCTGTTGCTAAATCTTTGCTCCTAATTCTGATGGTGTTTCATCAGGACCATTGTTGTCTTTCTTGCAAGATAAGGTTTTATTAG